The following coding sequences lie in one Silene latifolia isolate original U9 population chromosome 5, ASM4854445v1, whole genome shotgun sequence genomic window:
- the LOC141656555 gene encoding transketolase, chloroplastic, with amino-acid sequence MAASSSFTLSRQSLISHPKLPATTTATAATPSLLLPLTGVKHGGALRSGGAWRKRVGSRAAVVVKATAVESVETAETTDEVVSKSVNTIRFLAIDAVEKANSGHPGLPMGCAPMGHILYDEVMRYNPKNPYWFNRDRFVLSAGHGCMLQYALLHLAGYDSVLEDDLKSFRQWGSRSPGHPENFETAGIEVTTGPLGQGIANAVGLALAEKHLAARFNKPDAEIVDHYTYCILGDGCQMEGISQEACSLAGHWGLGKLIALYDDNHISIDGDTEIAFTENVDKRFEALGWHVIWVKNGNTGYDEIRAAIKEAKSVTDKPTLIKVTTTIGFGSPNKANSYSVHGSALGAKEVDATRQNLGWPYEPFHVPEDVKKHWSRHTPEGASLEADWNAKYAEYQKKYPEEAAELNSIITGEFPAGWEKALPTYTPENPGDATRNLSQANLNALAKVIPGLIGGSADLASSNMTLLKMYGDFQKATPEERNLRFGVREHGMGAICNGIALHSPGFVPYCATFFVFTDYMRGAIRISALSEAGVIYVMTHDSIGLGEDGPTHQPIEHLASFRAMPNILMLRPADGNETAGCYKVAVEKRKTPSILALSRQKLPQLPGTSIEGVAKGGYTISDNSSGNKPDVILIGTGSELEIAAKAGDELRKEGKTVRVVSFVSWELFDLQSDEYKESVLPEAVTARVSIEAASTFGWGKIVGSKGKAIGIDKFGASAPAGKIYQEYGITAEAVIEAAKSVM; translated from the exons ATGGCGGCCTCATCTTCTTTCACACTGTCTCGCCAGTCCCTAATCTCCCACCCAAAACTCCCCGCTACCACCACCGCTACCGCCGCCACCCCGTCGCTGTTGCTACCGTTGACGGGTGTCAAGCACGGTGGCGCGTTGCGAAGTGGTGGCGCGTGGAGAAAGCGCGTGGGGTCACGCGCTGCGGTGGTGGTGAAGGCGACGGCGGTGGAGAGTGTGGAGACGGCGGAGACGACGGATGAGGTTGTGTCTAAGTCGGTGAATACGATACGGTTTTTGGCGATTGATGCGGTTGAGAAGGCGAATTCGGGTCACCCGGGTTTACCTATGGGGTGTGCGCCCATGGGTCATATTTTGTATGATGAGGTTATGAGGTATAACCCGAAAAATCCGTATTGGTTTAATAGGGATCGGTTTGTTTTGTCTGCTGGTCATGGTTGTATGCTTCAGTATGCTCTTCTTCATCTTGCTGGTTACGACAGTGTGCTG GAAGATGACCTCAAGTCTTTCCGACAATGGGGAAGCAGATCACCCGGACATCCCGAGAACTTTGAGACTGCTGGAATTGAAGTTACTACCG GACCTCTCGGTCAGGGTATTGCAAATGCTGTAGGTCTGGCTCTTGCTGAGAAGCATTTGGCTGCAAGATTCAACAAGCCTGATGCTGAAATTGTCGACCATTACAC ATATTGCATCCTCGGAGATGGTTGCCAAATGGAAGGAATTTCGCAAGAAGCATGCTCCCTTGCTGGTCACTGGGGTCTTGGAAAATTGATTGCCCTTTATGATGACAACCACATCTCTATTGATGGAGACACTGAGATAGCATTCACTGAGAATGTTGATAAGCGGTTTGAGGCCCTTGGATGGCACGTTATCTGGGTTAAGAATGGTAACACAGGGTACGACGAGATTCGTGCTGCAATCAAGGAGGCTAAGTCAGTCACAGACAAACCTACTCTGATCAAG GTCACCACCACAATTGGTTTTGGTTCCCCCAACAAGGCAAACTCTTACAGTGTTCACGGAAGTGCATTGGGTGCCAAGGAAGTTGACGCAACAAGGCAGAATCTTGGTTGGCCATATGAGCCTTTCCATGTTCCAGAGGATGTAAAGAA GCACTGGAGCCGTCACACTCCCGAGGGGGCTTCCCTTGAAGCTGATTGGAACGCCAAGTATGCAGAATACCAAAAGAAGTACCCTGAAGAAGCAGCAGAGTTGAATTCCATCATTACTGGTGAATTTCCCGCTGGTTGGGAGAAAGCACTACCT ACTTACACACCTGAGAACCCAGGTGATGCTACCAGAAACCTATCCCAGGCGAACTTGAATGCTCTCGCGAAGGTTATTCCAGGACTTATTGGAGGAAGTGCAGATCTTGCATCTTCAAACATGACCCTGTTGAAGATGTATGGAGACTTCCAAAAGGCCACACCCGAAGAAAGAAATCTCCGTTTTGGTGTCAGAGAACACGGGATGGGAGCCATCTGTAATGGCATTGCTCTTCACAGCCCAGGATTCGTCCCATACTGTGCTACCTTCTTTGTCTTCACAGATTACATGAGAGGAGCAATTAGAATTTCAGCCTTATCTGAGGCTGGAGTCATCTACGTGATGACCCACGATTCCATTGGGCTTGGAGAGGACGGGCCTACCCATCAACCCATTGAACATCTAGCCAGTTTCCGAGCCATGCCCAACATCCTAATGCTCCGCCCAGCTGATGGAAACGAGACAGCTGGTTGTTACAAGGTTGCAGTTGAGAAGAGAAAGACCCCATCAATCCTGGCTCTTTCCCGGCAAAAGCTTCCTCAACTTCCCGGAACATCCATTGAAGGAGTTGCAAAGGGAGGGTACACAATTTCCGACAACTCTTCAGGTAACAAACCTGATGTTATTCTGATCGGTACTGGTTCCGAGCTAGAAATTGCAGCTAAAGCCGGTGATGAGCTCAGAAAAGAAGGAAAGACAGTCAGAGTTGTGTCCTTTGTTTCTTGGGAATTGTTCGACTTACAGTCTGATGAGTACAAGGAGAGTGTTCTCCCCGAGGCTGTAACCGCTAGGGTTAGCATTGAGGCAGCCTCAACATTCGGATGGGGAAAGATCGTCGGATCCAAGGGTAAGGCCATTGGTATTGACAAATTTGGAGCCAGTGCACCTGCAGGAAAGATATACCAGGAGTACGGAATTACAGCTGAGGCGGTTATTGAGGCGGCTAAATCAGTAATGTAG
- the LOC141656556 gene encoding small ribosomal subunit protein uS10z/uS10x-like, with the protein MAYAKPAKAGMEESLEQLHKIRITLSSKNVKNLEKVCADLIRGAKDKQLRVKGPVRIPTKVLKITTRKSPCGEGTNTFDRFELRVHKRVIDLFSSPDVVKQITSITIEPGVEVEVTIADS; encoded by the exons ATGGCGTACGCGAAGCCAGCGAAAGCAGGGATGGAAGAATCATTGGAGCAACTTCATAAGATTAGGATCACTCTTTCTTCTAAGAATGTTAAGAATCTTGAAAAGG TCTGTGCTGATCTTATACGTGGTGCCAAGGACAAGCAGCTCAGGGTTAAGGGACCTGTCAGGATTCCAACCAAGGTTTTGAAGATCACAACAAGGAAGTCTCCCTGTGGTGAAG GAACCAACACATTTGACAGGTTTGAGTTGCGTGTTCACAAGAGAGTGATCGACCTGTTCAGCTCTCCAGATGTTGTGAAGCAGATCACTTCAATCACCATTGAACCAGGTGTCGAGGTTGAGGTCACAATTGCCGACTCTTAA
- the LOC141656557 gene encoding jasmonate-induced protein homolog, with the protein MATMQEQNVSVCDKTVKKSQNGTQATINNQTHSLMTLHRSHNWSGSPDVGHFPTTISPNDHAIFTHWNGNSFGSKAAVVYTGKNAANVDCAWVVAWHAPADNTFPNRAFVACETKQIIDDNLDFEKIQEYLDKGLTYSNSASLRAKIIVHANVKDTDPNYATLVSNIGLLP; encoded by the exons ATGGCTACGATGCAAGAGCAGAATGTCTCGGTTTGCGACAAAACGGTGAAAAAGTCTCAGAATGGCACCCAAGCCACGATTAATAACCAGACCCATTCCCTGATGACTCTACATCGATCCCATAATTGGTCAGGCTCTCCCGATGTTGGGCACTTTCCGACGACAATATCTCCCAATGATCATGCCATATTTACCCATTGGAATGGAAACTCTTTTGGTTCCAAAGCGGCTGTAGTGTACACTGGAAAAAATGCTGCAAACGTGGATTGCGCTTGGGTTGTAGCATGGCATGCACCTGCTGAtaacacatttcccaacagg GCATTTGTTGCATGTGAGACAAAACAAATCATCGATGATAATCTGGACTTTGAAAAAATTCAAGAATACTTGGACAAGGGGTTAACTTATTCAAATAGTGCTTCCCTACGTGCTAAGATCATTGTTCACGCCAACGTCAAGGATACGGACCCAAACTATGCTACTCTTGTCTCTAATATTGGTCTTCTTCCATAA